The window TGCATAAGTGTTTACATTCTATAACTACAGCAACGCCTTTCGGGTTTAATGTGTTTTGAATGCAATCCCTAATTTCATTGGTTAAACGCTCTTGAACTTGTAATCTACGGGCAAAAGCATCAACAACGCGTGGTATTTTACTTAAGCCAACAATGTGTCCATTTGGAATATAAGCAATGTGCGCTTTACCAAAAAAAGGTAACATATGGTGTTCACACATCGAGTATACTTCAATATCTTTAACCACAACCATTTGGCTGTAATCCTCTTCGAACATGGCTGATCTTAGTATTTCATCAGGTTTTATATCGTAACCATGTGTTAAATATTGCAGAGACTTTGCTACTCGTTCTGGCGTTTTTAATAATCCTTCACGTTCTGGATCTTCACCAAGTTGACTAAGAATATCTTTGTAATGGGCAGCCACTGCTGTAATTTTCGATTCGTTATATTGGTCTATTTTTGAATAGCCTTTAATAGATTCGTGATTTATAAAATCTGTATTTTCCATTAAGTATTAATTTTTTGATCTTTGAAACAACATTTTTAGTGTTATTATCCAAAGTATTCAACGTAATTATTTTCGGTTTCATAAATTTTAACCGAGTGTAAAATCGCTCCGCTTTCGGCAATCGGTGCCAATAATTGTTTCCAGATTTCTATTGCTAAGTTTTCTGTTGAAGCCAACTTATCTTTCATAAAATCAACATCAAGATTCAAATTTTTATGATCGATTTTGTCAACTACATATTTATTCATTACGTCTTTAAGCCATTTTAAATCAACAAGAAAACCTGTTTCCGGATTTACTTCGCCTTTTACGGTAACGTACAGCCAATAGTTATGTCCATGCCAATTCGGGTTGGCACATTTACCATAAACCGCTGTGTTTTTATCATCGTCCCAATCTGGTCGGGCCAGCTTGTGCGCTGCATTAAATGATGCTTTTCTAGTTATATAAATCATTGTGAAAAATAAAACCAAATATACGGATAAAGGTTTAAGCTTATTAGCAAAACACTTAAGCAGGTGTAAAACCTAAATTTAAATGGAAATTATCTGCTAAATTTACCTTATGAAAACATTAGTTGTGGCCGCCACCAAAGCCGAACTTGCCTTTTTTTACCAGCACTTTAATCTTCCTCAAGGTGATTTTGTAGAAAGCAAAAATTTCGATTTACTTATTACTGGTGTTGGCATGGTGGCTACAGCATTTTCTTTAGGGAAATATTTGTCTAGCAAATATGGTATTGTAATTAATTTTGGCATTGCTGGATGTTTTGATAGAAGCATAGAACTAGGAAGTGTAGTAAATGTAACTCTGGATATTTTTGCAGAGTTGGGTGCAGAAAATGGCGATGAGTTTTTAGCCATAAATGATTTAGGTTTTGGAGAGAGTCATTATCTTGCTAAAAACCGACTAAAACTAAATTTACCAAGCGTTAAAGGCATAACTGTTAATTGCGTAACTGGAAGCGAAAAAAGCATTAATAATTTAGTGCAACGGTTAAATCCTGTAACAGAAAGTATGGAAGGCGCTGCGGTATTTTTCGCGTGCAAACAACAAAATATCGACTGCGTTCAAATTAGAAGTATATCAAATTACGTGGAACCTCGCGACAAGGAAAATTGGAAGATTGGTCTTGCAATAAAAAACTTGAATGATTTTGCCATTGCTTTTTTAAGTGATAATTTATATTAACAGAAATGAACTGTTTATGACTAAGCAGAATTTTTCTGTACTTAATTTTGAAACATGAAGCTTACCCTTGGTTTTTCTCCTTGCCCTAACGATACTTTTATTTTTGATGCTTTAATTCATCAAAAAATTGATACTGAAGGTTTAACATTCGAAGTTTGTTTTGATGATGTGGAAACTCTAAATCAGAAGGCGATGAATGGCGTTTTGGATATTACAAAACTTAGTTTTCATGCTTTCGCATACGCAGCCGATAAGTATGCACTTTTGGATGCTGGTAGCGCCTTAGGTTTTGGCGTAGGACCGCTCTTAATCAGTAAAAAATATACACCAGAAAGTTTAATTGTAGAACTCGAAAAAGGTAATGTAGATTTACGAGTTGGTATCCCAGGAAAGTATACTACGGCAAATTTTTTAATGGGAATTGCTTATCCCCAGTTGCAAAACAAGCAGGAAATGGTTTTTTCAGAAATTGAATCCGCTTTGCTAAATGGTCAAATTGATTTAGGTTTAATTATTCATGAAAACCGGTTTACTTATCAAGATAAAGGGTTAACGAAGATTGTAGATCTTGGCGATTATTGGGAAAAATTAACAGGATGTGCAATTCCCTTGGGCGGAATTGTAATTAATAGAAGTTTGGATATTACTGTTCAGCAAAAGGTAAATCGCTTAATTCGAAAATCAGTAGAATATGCTTTCGCAAATCCAAAATCGAGCATAGATTTTATCCGTAAACATGCCCAGG is drawn from Pedobacter mucosus and contains these coding sequences:
- the folE gene encoding GTP cyclohydrolase I FolE, with amino-acid sequence MENTDFINHESIKGYSKIDQYNESKITAVAAHYKDILSQLGEDPEREGLLKTPERVAKSLQYLTHGYDIKPDEILRSAMFEEDYSQMVVVKDIEVYSMCEHHMLPFFGKAHIAYIPNGHIVGLSKIPRVVDAFARRLQVQERLTNEIRDCIQNTLNPKGVAVVIECKHLCMSMRGVQKQNSVTTTSAFTGSFLSNDKTRAEFLRLITASLD
- a CDS encoding 6-pyruvoyl trahydropterin synthase family protein, with the protein product MIYITRKASFNAAHKLARPDWDDDKNTAVYGKCANPNWHGHNYWLYVTVKGEVNPETGFLVDLKWLKDVMNKYVVDKIDHKNLNLDVDFMKDKLASTENLAIEIWKQLLAPIAESGAILHSVKIYETENNYVEYFG
- the mqnB gene encoding futalosine hydrolase, whose translation is MKTLVVAATKAELAFFYQHFNLPQGDFVESKNFDLLITGVGMVATAFSLGKYLSSKYGIVINFGIAGCFDRSIELGSVVNVTLDIFAELGAENGDEFLAINDLGFGESHYLAKNRLKLNLPSVKGITVNCVTGSEKSINNLVQRLNPVTESMEGAAVFFACKQQNIDCVQIRSISNYVEPRDKENWKIGLAIKNLNDFAIAFLSDNLY
- a CDS encoding menaquinone biosynthesis family protein codes for the protein MKLTLGFSPCPNDTFIFDALIHQKIDTEGLTFEVCFDDVETLNQKAMNGVLDITKLSFHAFAYAADKYALLDAGSALGFGVGPLLISKKYTPESLIVELEKGNVDLRVGIPGKYTTANFLMGIAYPQLQNKQEMVFSEIESALLNGQIDLGLIIHENRFTYQDKGLTKIVDLGDYWEKLTGCAIPLGGIVINRSLDITVQQKVNRLIRKSVEYAFANPKSSIDFIRKHAQAMDEAVMYKHIELYVNQYSIDLGVDGRKAIDTLFNLALEKNLIPAVQKDLYV